One Sphingomonas sp. LHG3406-1 genomic window carries:
- the dnaJ gene encoding molecular chaperone DnaJ, which produces MSVHIDYYELLGVERSADERAIKAAFRKAAMECHPDRHGGCPERTAKFKQLNEAYDCLKDPQKRAAYDRFGHAAFQQGGGGPGGFGGGAGPDFSDIFSSIFGEFMDPRGARQNAARGADLRYDLELTLEESFAGKSATIDIETMAPCEPCEGDGARGTSVPETCRTCGGAGKVRAQQGFFVVERGCPACYGHGVTIADPCPECQGEGRALKRRTLTIQVPAGVDEGTRIRVAGEGESGVRGAPGGDLYLFVHLKRHPIYSREGTTLIAECPVSFTTAALGGSITVPGIDGEAIEVKIPAGIQSGETLRLRGKGMAVLNARGRGDLVTRVLVETPTRLTAKQKEILCQFRETETGEECPNAKSFFARIKDALG; this is translated from the coding sequence ATGAGTGTCCACATCGACTATTACGAACTGCTCGGGGTTGAACGCTCGGCCGACGAGCGGGCCATCAAGGCGGCCTTCCGCAAGGCGGCGATGGAATGCCATCCCGACCGCCACGGCGGCTGTCCCGAGCGCACCGCCAAGTTCAAGCAGTTGAACGAGGCCTATGACTGCCTCAAGGACCCGCAGAAGCGCGCCGCCTACGACCGCTTCGGCCATGCTGCCTTCCAGCAGGGCGGCGGCGGTCCGGGCGGGTTCGGCGGCGGCGCCGGGCCGGACTTTTCCGACATCTTCTCGTCGATCTTCGGCGAGTTCATGGACCCGCGCGGCGCACGGCAGAATGCGGCGCGCGGCGCGGACCTCCGCTACGATCTCGAACTGACCCTCGAGGAGAGCTTCGCCGGCAAGTCGGCGACCATCGACATCGAGACCATGGCGCCGTGCGAGCCCTGCGAAGGCGACGGCGCGCGTGGGACCTCGGTTCCGGAGACCTGCCGCACCTGCGGCGGCGCCGGCAAGGTCCGCGCCCAGCAGGGCTTCTTCGTCGTCGAGCGCGGCTGCCCGGCCTGCTACGGCCACGGCGTCACCATCGCCGACCCCTGTCCCGAATGCCAGGGCGAGGGCAGGGCGCTCAAGCGCCGCACCCTCACCATCCAGGTGCCTGCGGGCGTTGACGAAGGCACCCGGATCCGCGTTGCGGGCGAGGGCGAGTCAGGTGTTCGCGGAGCGCCGGGCGGCGACCTCTACCTGTTCGTGCACCTGAAGCGCCATCCGATCTACAGCCGCGAGGGCACGACCCTAATCGCCGAATGCCCGGTCAGCTTCACCACCGCCGCTCTCGGCGGATCGATCACCGTGCCCGGCATTGACGGCGAGGCGATCGAGGTGAAGATTCCGGCCGGCATCCAGTCGGGCGAAACCCTTCGGCTGCGCGGCAAGGGCATGGCCGTGCTCAACGCCCGGGGCCGCGGCGACCTGGTCACCCGCGTCCTGGTCGAGACACCGACCCGCCTGACCGCCAAGCAGAAGGAAATTCTCTGCCAGTTCCGGGAGACCGAAACCGGCGAGGAATGCCCCAACGCCAAGAGCTTCTTCGCCCGGATCAAGGACGCGCTGGGCTAA